A window of the Dioscorea cayenensis subsp. rotundata cultivar TDr96_F1 chromosome 14, TDr96_F1_v2_PseudoChromosome.rev07_lg8_w22 25.fasta, whole genome shotgun sequence genome harbors these coding sequences:
- the LOC120275619 gene encoding expansin-A12: protein MGRILLKMMQLLFVGMMFALEVEGIKGNGWLNGHATYYGASQNPTTLGGACGYDNTAHAGFGVNTAAVSGVLFGGGEACGACFQVTCDARADPKWCIARAAVTVTVTNFCPANNNGGWCDFPRVHFDMSLPAFSRVARVGSEGIVPILYRRVSCKRVGGVRFTLKGQGNFNLVMFTNIGGSGAVKAAWIKASSSSWASMQRNWGANWQTSADFRNQALSFKLLLTDGKTLEFPYVVPPTWIFGQTFISRRQFSN, encoded by the exons ATGGGGAGAATTTTATTAAAGATGATGCAGCTGTTATTTGTTGGTATGATGTTTGCATTGGAGGTGGAGGGAATTAAGGGTAATGGATGGCTGAATGGCCATGCTACTTATTATGGGGCTTCACAAAACCCTACAACCCTTG gtgGTGCATGTGGGTATGATAACACGGCGCACGCCGGCTTCGGAGTGAACACGGCGGCGGTGAGCGGCGTACTGTTCGGAGGCGGTGAAGCGTGCGGAGCGTGCTTCCAAGTCACGTGCGACGCCAGAGCTGATCCAAAGTGGTGTATCGCACGTGCGGCCGTCACCGTCACGGTGACCAACTTCTGTCCTGCTAACAATAACGGCGGATGGTGTGACTTCCCGCGCGTGCACTTCGACATGTCCCTTCCCGCCTTCTCTCGTGTCGCACGTGTGGGCTCTGAGGGCATTGTTCCCATTCTTTATAGAAg GGTGTCATGCAAAAGAGTTGGTGGAGTAAGGTTCACACTAAAAGGCCAAGGTAACTTCAACCTAGTAATGTTTACAAACATTGGAGGCAGTGGTGCAGTGAAAGCAGCATGGATCAaggcttcatcttcttcatgggCATCCATGCAAAGAAATTGGGGTGCAAATTGGCAAACCAGTGCTGATTTCCGAAATCAAGCTCTCTCCTTCAAACTCTTGCTTACCGATGGAAAAACCCTAGAGTTCCCTTATGTTGTTCCTCCAACTTGGATTTTTGGCCAAACTTTTATTTCTCGTCGGCAATTCTCTAATTGA